A section of the Phaseolus vulgaris cultivar G19833 chromosome 8, P. vulgaris v2.0, whole genome shotgun sequence genome encodes:
- the LOC137826868 gene encoding RING-H2 finger protein ATL54-like, which produces MANKLRKLFPDETTTTNQTQTQDCYGLCDPACPYNCYSNQDYFFSPPPPSILHSTQVNHIPSYLIILGTLFMVIFVVIGFYVIKVKCYAAWCGWRLNGSVPSQSDTTTEEFLNENQVDHPVWLIATVGLQQSVINSITVCKYKRNEGLVEGTECSVCLNEFQEEETLRLLPKCNHAFHIPCIDTWLRSHINCPLCRAGIVSNSVTSEAPVSNLEQENANLGRNQETLMENSRNEGLLNGNTVAGESSEALELVDESNSKDRVHDQTQNHHVLDIEIHTETGSVSTAESESHHVGDDHKHDEIHLQPVNQWKKEQDGDYYQNTCKTMRRCSSIEECLHLSPVSMKRSFSCNGRILTSRGCMTLNAMLHSSLLEFSIC; this is translated from the coding sequence ATGGCCAACAAACTCAGAAAACTCTTCCCAGATGAAACAACAACCACAAACCAAACCCAAACACAAGATTGCTATGGCTTATGTGACCCTGCATGCCCTTACAACTGTTACTCTAACCAAGACTACTTCTTCTCTCCACCACCACCATCTATTTTACACTCAACACAAGTTAACCACATACCCTCCTATTTGATCATCCTCGGAACTCTCTTCATGGTCATTTTTGTTGTTATTGGTTTCTACGTGATCAAAGTGAAGTGCTATGCTGCATGGTGTGGGTGGAGGCTCAACGGATCCGTTCCTTCTCAATCAGACACCACCACTGAGGAGTTTCTCAACGAGAACCAAGTTGACCACCCCGTGTGGCTCATTGCCACGGTGGGGTTGCAACAATCCGTCATAAACTCCATCACGGTGTGCAAGTACAAAAGAAACGAAGGTTTGGTTGAAGGAACCGAGTGTTCGGTGTGTTTGAACGAATTCCAAGAGGAAGAGACCTTGCGACTCTTGCCAAAGTGCAACCATGCTTTTCACATCCCTTGTATTGACACTTGGTTGAGATCACACATCAATTGTCCACTTTGTCGTGCCGGTATTGTCTCTAACAGTGTCACTTCTGAAGCACCCGTGTCGAATTTGGAGCAAGAGAATGCAAATTTGGGAAGAAATCAAGAGACCCTTATGGAGAATTCAAGGAATGAAGGCTTGTTAAACGGCAACACGGTTGCAGGGGAATCAAGTGAAGCACTAGAGTTGGTTGATGAATCAAATTCTAAGGATCGGGTGCATGATCAAACTCAGAACCATCACGTTCTGGATATCGAGATTCACACAGAAACGGGGTCTGTTTCAACCGCAGAATCTGAAAGCCATCATGTTGGTGATGATCATAAACATGATGAAATACACTTGCAACCTGTTAATCAATGGAAGAAAGAGCAAGATGGTGATTACTACCAAAACACGTGTAAAACAATGCGTCGTTGTTCCTCTATTGAAGAGTGTTTGCATTTAAGCCCGGTATCCATGAAAAGATCATTCTCCTGCAATGGAAGGATTCTAACTTCCAGAGGTTGCATGACTTTAAACGCTATGCTCCATTCATCCCTACTAGAATTTTCAATCTGTTAG